Proteins encoded together in one Lathyrus oleraceus cultivar Zhongwan6 chromosome 5, CAAS_Psat_ZW6_1.0, whole genome shotgun sequence window:
- the LOC127080533 gene encoding uncharacterized protein LOC127080533 — translation MDLVKYIFEKPTLTRRVACWQMALTKYGIQHVTQKVVKGSVLSDYLAHPPLEDYQSMHFDFPNEDIMFVRDCNSPVHEEGPEPESRWKLVFDGASNAQGNVIGVVITSPTGFHPPFIARSYFDCTNNMAEYEACIFGIEATIDLRIKILEFYGDSALVVS, via the coding sequence ATGGATCTTGTTAAGTACATATTTGAAAAGCCAACTCTCACAAGAAGAGTCGCATGTTGGCAGATGGCCCTAACCAAGTATGGCATCCAACATGTAACACAAAAAGTTGTCAAAGGAAGTGTCTTATCAGACTATCTTGCCCATCCACCCTTGGAAGATTATCAGTCGATGCACTTTGACTTCCCTAACGAGGATATCATGTTTGTAAGGGATTGCAACAGTCCCGTCCACGAGGAAGGACCAGAACCAGAGTCACGTTGGAAACTTGTGTTTGATGGTGCTTCTAACGCTCAAGGAAATGTAATTGGGGTAGTTATCACATCCCCAACTGGTTTTCACCCACCCTTCATCGCAAGGTCGTATTTTGattgcaccaacaatatggcggagtacgagGCGTGCATCTTCGGCATTGAAGCAActattgatctaaggatcaaaatCCTTGAATTCTATGGAGACTCGGCCTTGGTAGTCAGCTAA